Within the Streptomyces sp. NBC_00554 genome, the region ACGGCCTGTTCGTAGAGCTCACTCATGCGTGCCCCGGTCACTGAGGCCCGCATCCATGCGCGGGCTTCGCGCCGCAGCCGCTTCTCCTCGGCGTTCTTGCGGTTGTAGGCCTGGGTGAGCACGACGTTGCCGAGTGCTTCCTCGACGACCGAGGTGATGGCTCCGTCGGCGACGCGCTCCTCGCGTGCGACCGACTTGATGGGCGCGGAGAACTTCCTGGCCGTGAACCATAGGACAGGGGCCAGGGTGAAGGTGGCGAGGGCCAGGTCCCAGCGCAGCCACAGGGCTGCGGCCGAGAACAGTACGACGTTGAAGATCGCGGAAACGATGCCGACGACGCCGGAGACGACCATCTCCTCGATGGACTCGACGTCTCCCGTCAACCGCTCCACCAGGTCGCCTTGGCGGTGTCGCTGGAAGAAGTCCGGCGGCAGGTCCTGGACGTGCCCGAAGACGCGGGCACGCAGCCGCATGACGAAGCGCTCCGCGGTCCACACGGCAGCCGAGTTGCCGGCGTATCCGACAGCGGCGCCGAGGAGCGCGACGGCCAGCCACTGGCCCGCCGGTGCCCAGAAGGCGCTGAGTGAGCCCTTCTGGAGCGCGTGGTCGGTCAGTTCACCGAACAGCAGGATCGCCGCTGTCTCGCACAGCGCGGCCACGACGACACAGCTGCAGATCAGCACCAGCCACCGCCGGTCGTCGTTCGTCAGTGGCCAGAAGCGGGAGAACGCCTGCCGCATGGTGAGCTGGGGCGCCGCGGCCGTGTCGCCGCCCTCCGCCTCGGCGGGGTCGGCGGCTACACGCTCCGGCTGAAGTCCCACGAGTGTCTGGGTGCCGTGCGGGCGCAGGAGACCGGCTCGGCGGTGACGGCCTCTTACGCGTGGCACCTGCGCCAGGCGCAGTTGCATCGTCTGCTGATCGTCGTATGAGGTCACTGCCACTCCTGAATCGGGCTCCGACATGCCAGAAGCGGGCCCGCGACTTGCTGCCGCGGACCCGCCTTTCACCCCGGAACCGTTCAGTGCTTGATCGGGCGCTTGCGGGGCTTCGGCTTCGCCGTCTTGGTCTTGGCAGGCTTCGCCGGCTTGGCGTCCTTGACGTGCTTGATGGCGGCAACCTTCTTGAAGCTCATATTTCCTCCATAAGCGCAGCTCACCTGCTGCGTGGTTCCTTTCGCCGGAGCCGTCCGGCTTCGACACGGAAGACATTAGGAGGCCTTCTTGAGGCGAGTTTAAGAAGACGACGGCGAGGCAGTTATCCACCGCATCTGAATTCGCGGTCACGTCGAACCAGTGGTGGGACCGGCCGTGCGACGGAGCATGGTCACGGCTTACACGGACCCCAGCTGGTCGCCGCTGTTCGTCGGAATCGCGGGCCTGGTGACGGAGGTCGGCGGCCTGATGGACGGACGGGTACGTCGAGATCCTGTCGAGCTGAGTCGTTCGAAAAACCAGTGGAACGGCGCCGCTGTGCGCCACTACCGTGCTGCCGAGCCAAGTCGTCTGGGTAAGGACGTGCCGTTGTACACCCTGTGAGACCTCCCGAGAGCTGATCTGTCGCGCGTCGCGCATGTGCGCCGCGCTCCTTTTTGCTGCGGACTTCTCACTGAAACCGGTGTACTTCTGTGCTCAATAGCTGGGTGGTCATGCCCACCTGCCTGCCAACCGTTCTCCGCCGTTGCCACGCGTGCGCGTCCGAACGCTTCCGGACCAGCGGAAAATTTCGCGTCAACGCAAACCACAAACTCCTCGACGCCTGGCTCCTCGTGCTCTGTACGGGTTGCGGGGACACGGCCAAGCTCACGGTCCTGGAGCGGATGAATGTGCGCTCCGTACGACCTGAGCTGCTGGACCGGATGCACGACAACGACCCTGGTCTGGCGGCTGAGTTGCTCCAGGATCCGGTCGTGCGGCGCCGTAATCGCATCGCCCTCGACTGGGACGACGCCTGGCGCCTCGACACCGGCGGATCGGATCACCTGGACCGCGAGGTGATCGACGTATCGGTCCGCTTCGCGGCGCGGATCCCGGTCCGGCCGGTGCGACTGATCGCTGAAGGTTGCGGTCTTTCGCGGGCCGAGGTCGAGCGACTGATCACGGAGGGGAAGCTCGTTTCGGCCGTCCGGCTGAGCGGCAAGCTCTCCGGCGACTTCACCTTCACGCTCCAACGCTGAGCCCTCCTCGGGACCAGGGCCTGTCCGGCAAGACGCGCCGGACAGGCCCTGGTCCACCGAACGCGGCACTCGGTATGTGGTCGTACGCGGAAAACACCGGATTCCGGTGGCGACCGTTCACCTGCAATGGGCTGATCATGGAACCCTCAAGTACGAAACCTGGAACGGAGTCGACGTGAAGGTAGTTCTCTTCGGTGCATCGGGCATGGTCGGGCAAGGCGTCCTGCGCGCATGCCTGGAAGACCCCGAGGTGGCCGAGGTCATCGCCGTCGTACGGCGACCGCTCGGCAAGAACGCGCCGAAGCTTCGCGAAGTGCGGCACGATGACCTCTCCGATCTCACCCCGATCGCGGCGCAGTTGTCAGGGGCGCACGCGTGTTTCTACTGCCTCGGAGTGTCGTCGGTGGGGCGCAATCGCGAGGAGTACGAGAGGATCACGTACGGCTACGCGATGGAGGCGGCGCGAGTCGTGGCGGCCGGGAATCCGCACCTGACATTCGTGTACGTGTCGGGGGAAGGCACCGACAGCACGGAACGGGGGCGAGCCTTCTGGGCCCGGGTGAAGGGCCGGACGGAGAACGCGCTGATGGCCATGGACATGCGCGCGTACGCCTTCCGTCCCGGATGGATCCAGCCCGTCCACGGGGAGACCTCCCGAACACGGTGGTACCGAGTGGCCTACCGGATCACGTCCTGGCTCTATCCACTCCTGCGCCGCGTGACACCCCGCTACGTGACCAGCACCGAGCACCTCGGGCGGGCGATGATCGCCGTCGCCCGGCTCGACGGTTCCGGACCCCGCGTTCTACGGACGGACGAGATCACCCGGCTCGGCGCGTAGAGAGGTACGGGCGGCAGGCCGCCGGAAATCACCCGAATCCAGCGATGGCACTTCACCGGCGCGGCCGGGACCTTGACGGTCCGACGACAGAGGGAAGCGGCTCGATGCCGATCCGCATCCGGCCCAGGCCTCGGCAGCGGCGCCGCGTTCTCCTGCGACAGCCCGAGGAGCGTGTGCGTCACAGACTCCGGCTGGGCCTGCCGTTTCTGTTCTTCTGGGCCGAGGTGGCGATCAACTGGTCGATCAGGGCGATCAGTACGTCCCGGCACGACTCGCGGTCCCGCGCGTCACAGAGGAGTACGGGAGTTCCCTCCGGCAGGGCCAGGGAGTCACGGATCTGCTCGGGGTCGTACGGATGCTTTCCGTGGAAGCCGTTGACGCCGACGACGAACGGGATGTCCCGCCGCTCGAAGAAGTCGATCGCGGCGAAGCTGGACTCCGGCCTGCGTACGTCGATGAGGACCACCGCGCCCAGAGCGCCGATGGCGAGGTCGTTCCACATGAACCAGAACCGCTGCTGCCCGGGCGTGCCGAAGAGGTAGAGGATCAGTTCCTGGCTGAGCGTGATCCGGCCGAAGTCCAGGGCCACGGTGGTGGCGTGCTTCTCCGGGATGCCGTTGAGGTCGTCGACGCCAAGGCCGGCCGAGGTCAGCGGTTCCTCGGTGCGCAGCGGGACGATCTCGCTGACCGACCCGACCATGGTCGTCTTGCCGACACCGAATCCTCCGGCGATCAGGATCTTGACCGTGTCCGGTGCATCGGGTGCCGAGGTCCCCTGGGTGACGGGGTCAGAGCCGGCCAAGGCCGTCCCTCACTTTCTGCAGCAGGTCCATGTCCGAGGTTCGGGAGATCTGGCGCGGCGCATGGGCGGTGATCCGGCCCTCTTCCAGCAGATCGCACAGCATGATGCAGACGACGCTCACCGACAGGTCGAGCTTGGCGGCGAGCTCCGCCACGACGACCGGCTGCGCGCACAGCCGCAGAATCCGCGTGTGCTCGGGCTGCGGCCGGGCGGCCCGGTCGGGCGGCGGGTCCACCGCGGTGACCATCGTGATGAGGGTGAAGTCGGCGCGGCTGGGCCGGGTCCGACCGCCGGTCAGCGTGAACGGCCGTACCAGACGGCCCGCCGCGTCGCCTCCGTTCACCTCACTCGCCGTTGTCGGTGATGGCGATGCCGGCGCGGGGTGCCGCACTGAGGTGCTCGCCGATCTTCTTCACCAGCATGTTCATCTGGTACGCGACCACGCCGACGTCCGCGCCCTGGCTGGTGAGCACCGCGAGGTGGGCGCCGGGTCCTGCCGTGCTGAGTATCAGATAGCAGTTGGCCATCTCGATGAGTGCCTGGCGCACGGGGCCGCCTCGGAAGTCCATGCTGACGCCCTTGCTGAGGCTCATCAGGCCGGACGCGGTCGCCGCCAGCCGCTCGGCGTCGTCCCGCAGGAAGCCCGTGGACCTGCTGACGACCAGTCCGTCCTCGGAGAGCACGACGGCGTGGTTCACCTCGGCGACCCGTTCCACCAGTCCGGTGAGCAGCTGGTCGAGCTGGCTGTGCGTAGCGGGAACGGGACGTGTCATTTCTCTGTCCTTCATGAGCGGTCTGCGGGCGGAGTCGAGGTGACGGATGCGCCTTCCGGTGCGGCTTCTTCCCCTTGGTCGCCCGTCGTATCCGTGGCGTCGTCACGCGCCTGGAGCGTTCCGCGCTGGAAGCCGGCGAGGGAGGAGGCCGCGCGCTCGGCGCTGAAGTCCTCGAAGGCGTCGTCAGCGGCCACGGTGGGCCCGGAGTCCTCCCGCAGCTCGGCGGCCAGGCTGGTCTGCGGTACCCGGCGCGGCAGCGGAGAAAGGTCACCGCCACTGTCGGCTCCGCTCGAGTCCGGGTGGGGCATCCCGGAGGCGGACCGGGACGCGTCGGCGGTCGGAGAGGCGGCGGCCGTCCGAACCCGGGCGACGGGCTGGGTCTCCCGCGAGCGCTCGTGGGTCTGCCGCTCCGGGCCGGGAGTGTCCGCAGTGGAGCCCTTCGCGGCTGCGGCCGACTCCCGGGCCGGGGAGTCCGCCGAACCCGCCGACTCCTTGTCCGTGGAAGGGGATTCGCCGGGCTCCCGCACCACGATGTCGTGCGGGATGAGCACGATCGCGGTGGTCCCTCCGTACGGCGAGGAGCGCAGCGTGACGGCGATGCCGTGCCGGGTGGCTAGCCGGGCGATCACGAACATGCCGAGCCGCAGGTCGTCGGCCAGCGCCACCACGTCGAACTGCGGGGGCACCGCCAACTGGGCGTTGAACGCCGCGTAGTCCTCCTCGGACATACCCAGGCCGCGGTCCTCGATCTCGACGGCGAGTCCCTTGGCCACCATCCCGGCCCGCATCCCGACCGGGCTGGGCGCGGGTGAGTACGCGGTCGCGTTGTCGATGAGTTCGGCCAGCAGGTGGATGACGTCCGCCACCGCGGGCGGGGTGAGGAACACCTCCTCGTCGGTGTGCACCTCCACCCGCTGGTACTCGGCGATCTCACCGATGGCACTGCGCAGGATGTCGATCAGCGCGACCGGTTCGGTCCAGCTGCGCCGGGGCTGCCCGCCGCTGATGATGACGAGGTTCTCCTCGTACCGGCGCAACTGGCTTGCGTTGGAATCGAGTTCGTACAGGCCCTTGAGGATCTGCGGGTCCTGGTGCTCGCGTTCCAGGGTGTCGAGCTTGCTGAGCTGCAGGTTGACCAGGTTCTGGCTCTGCCGGGCGATGCCCAGGATCACCTTCTGGAAGCCGCGTCTGGTGTCGGCGAGTTCCACCGCGGTGTGCACGGCCGTGCGCTGCGCGGTGTTGAACGCCTGTGCCACCTGCCCGAGTTCGTCCCTGCCGTAGTCCAGCGGGGGCGCGGCGGACGCCATGTCGATCTTCTCGCCGCGGTCGAGCCGGGCAACCACGTCGGGCAGCCGTTCCTCCGCCAGGCTGAGGGTGGCGATGCGCAGTCCGCGCAGCCGACGGGAAAGGGACCGGGTGATGCGCCACGACATCACGACGCACACCAGCAGGGCGACGAGTCCGCCGGCGCTCAGCGAGGCCGCTTTGATCAGCAGTCCCTGCGCCTTGTCGTCGCTGCGTTCCAGCAGTGCGGCCGTCTCCTGGCGAATCAGGATCGTGTACTCGTCCGAGAGCTTGGCCAGTGCGGCACTCCACCGCTTCTGCGCGTCCGGCAGAGCGATCTCACGGTCATCGGTGAGGCCCTTGGCCCGGGCCGCGAGCACCTGGTCCTCGACGGCCTCCAGGGTCTTCCACTCCGGGCTCTGGAGGACCCGCTCGGTCTGTGTCTTCAACGTGCCGCGCACCGAGGGCTGGAGCTGGTCCTCGACGAGCCAGCGCCGTACGTTGACCAGCTGCGTGAATTGGTCCCACGACTTCTCGTCGAGCCGCCCCGACGGCCAGGCCAGGTGCAGTTGGGCGTCCTCCTGGGAGACCAGTTCCGCCGAGTGCTCAAGGGCGACGAGCGGCCCGGCTTGCGAGGTGAGGTCACCGTCGTCGACCTGGGAGAGCTCCTGGAAGGCGTGGATCTGGTCGTCGATGATCGAGGTGTACTGGGCCAGTGCCTGGTCGCCGGTCATGTTGGTGGGGTTGTCCACCTGACCCCGGTAGTACTCCAGGCTCCCCATCGAGGCGATGACCGAGTACATCCGGTCGGCGATCCGCTCGGGGGCCTGCTGGATCGCATCGGACTGGCCGACCAGTTTGGCGACCTCTTCGTCGGTACGTTTCCGCTGCTCGTCCAGGGCGGTCCGGGAGCTGTCGGGCGAGGCCAACAGCACGGCCGACAGGCTGCGTTCCTGCTGCAGCGCGAGCGTCGCCTCGGTGCCCATGGCTCCGGTCGACTTGCTCAGTCCGGTCTGGTCCAGCAGCCGCAGACCCTCGGAGAACATCTGGATCGTCGTCACACCCCAGATGGCGGCGAGGGTGACGCTGGGGACCAGAGCCAGAAGGATCAGCGAGAGTCGTATGGACCCGAGACGGCGCCGGGCACCTGTCCGTGGAGACATGGTCGTCCTAGGGCGATCAACAAGCGGATGTGGGCTGCGGGGGGGGCGAGGGAGCGGGCATGGTGAGCGGGGGAGGGGTTTCGGACGAGCGCGGCGGGGGTGACCGTATGTCCGTACAACCCCAAGGGGTGTGCAGGATGCTATCCGTACAAGTGACCGTACACACGGTGAGTACCCGAAACCTTGGTCACGCCGTTATATGACGGCGGCGGATCAGCGGGTCCCCTTGGCCGCGAACTCCGCGACCGCGGCGACGTTCTCCTTGGTGACGAACGCCGGACCGGTGAGCACCGGAGCCACTCCGCCGCCGCTGAGATTGCCGTTGGTCTTGTACAGCCAGAGCGAGTCCACGGCGAGATAGCCCTGCAGATAGGGCTGTTGGTCCACCGCGAACTGCACATCCCCCGACTGCACGGCCTTGACCAGGTCCGTATTGAGGTCGAAGGTGGCGACCTTGGCCTTACTGCCCGCCTCCTTCACGGACTTCACCGCAGCGAGTGCGAAGCCCGCCCCGTTCGTGACGACTTCGTCGATGGTCGGGTCCTGCCGCACCTTGGCCGTGATGGCCTCGGTCGCCGTGTCGATGTCGGCGCCGTTCACGTAGAGATTCTCGGTGTCGCCGCCGAACGTCTTCTTCACACCGGCGCAGCGCGCCTCCAGTCCGACGTTGCCCTGCTCGTGGATGACACACAGGGCGTGCTTGGCGTTGTAGCCGTCCAGTCTGTCGCCGACGGCCTGGCCCGCGACACTGTCGTCCTGGCCGAAGTACTCGAGCAGGCCCTCCGACTGCCAGGCGTCGATACCGGAGTTGAGGCCGACGACGGGGATGCCGGCCGCCTCGGCCTGGCCGACCGCGCTCTTCATCGCTTCCGGCTTGGCCAGGGTCACCGCGATGCCGTCGACCCGGTCGGCGACCGCGTCCCGCACCAGGTCCGCCTGACCCGTGGCGACGGGGTCGTTCGTGTACGTCAGGTCGATGTTGTCCTTCGCGGCCGCCGCCTGCGCGCCCTTCTGCACCAGCTCCCAGAACACGTCCCCCGGGGCGCTGTGGGTGATCAGGGCGATC harbors:
- a CDS encoding DUF1062 domain-containing protein produces the protein MLNSWVVMPTCLPTVLRRCHACASERFRTSGKFRVNANHKLLDAWLLVLCTGCGDTAKLTVLERMNVRSVRPELLDRMHDNDPGLAAELLQDPVVRRRNRIALDWDDAWRLDTGGSDHLDREVIDVSVRFAARIPVRPVRLIAEGCGLSRAEVERLITEGKLVSAVRLSGKLSGDFTFTLQR
- a CDS encoding NAD-dependent epimerase/dehydratase family protein; protein product: MKVVLFGASGMVGQGVLRACLEDPEVAEVIAVVRRPLGKNAPKLREVRHDDLSDLTPIAAQLSGAHACFYCLGVSSVGRNREEYERITYGYAMEAARVVAAGNPHLTFVYVSGEGTDSTERGRAFWARVKGRTENALMAMDMRAYAFRPGWIQPVHGETSRTRWYRVAYRITSWLYPLLRRVTPRYVTSTEHLGRAMIAVARLDGSGPRVLRTDEITRLGA
- a CDS encoding ATP/GTP-binding protein — encoded protein: MAGSDPVTQGTSAPDAPDTVKILIAGGFGVGKTTMVGSVSEIVPLRTEEPLTSAGLGVDDLNGIPEKHATTVALDFGRITLSQELILYLFGTPGQQRFWFMWNDLAIGALGAVVLIDVRRPESSFAAIDFFERRDIPFVVGVNGFHGKHPYDPEQIRDSLALPEGTPVLLCDARDRESCRDVLIALIDQLIATSAQKNRNGRPSRSL
- a CDS encoding DUF742 domain-containing protein → MNGGDAAGRLVRPFTLTGGRTRPSRADFTLITMVTAVDPPPDRAARPQPEHTRILRLCAQPVVVAELAAKLDLSVSVVCIMLCDLLEEGRITAHAPRQISRTSDMDLLQKVRDGLGRL
- a CDS encoding roadblock/LC7 domain-containing protein, which encodes MTRPVPATHSQLDQLLTGLVERVAEVNHAVVLSEDGLVVSRSTGFLRDDAERLAATASGLMSLSKGVSMDFRGGPVRQALIEMANCYLILSTAGPGAHLAVLTSQGADVGVVAYQMNMLVKKIGEHLSAAPRAGIAITDNGE
- a CDS encoding nitrate- and nitrite sensing domain-containing protein, translated to MSPRTGARRRLGSIRLSLILLALVPSVTLAAIWGVTTIQMFSEGLRLLDQTGLSKSTGAMGTEATLALQQERSLSAVLLASPDSSRTALDEQRKRTDEEVAKLVGQSDAIQQAPERIADRMYSVIASMGSLEYYRGQVDNPTNMTGDQALAQYTSIIDDQIHAFQELSQVDDGDLTSQAGPLVALEHSAELVSQEDAQLHLAWPSGRLDEKSWDQFTQLVNVRRWLVEDQLQPSVRGTLKTQTERVLQSPEWKTLEAVEDQVLAARAKGLTDDREIALPDAQKRWSAALAKLSDEYTILIRQETAALLERSDDKAQGLLIKAASLSAGGLVALLVCVVMSWRITRSLSRRLRGLRIATLSLAEERLPDVVARLDRGEKIDMASAAPPLDYGRDELGQVAQAFNTAQRTAVHTAVELADTRRGFQKVILGIARQSQNLVNLQLSKLDTLEREHQDPQILKGLYELDSNASQLRRYEENLVIISGGQPRRSWTEPVALIDILRSAIGEIAEYQRVEVHTDEEVFLTPPAVADVIHLLAELIDNATAYSPAPSPVGMRAGMVAKGLAVEIEDRGLGMSEEDYAAFNAQLAVPPQFDVVALADDLRLGMFVIARLATRHGIAVTLRSSPYGGTTAIVLIPHDIVVREPGESPSTDKESAGSADSPARESAAAAKGSTADTPGPERQTHERSRETQPVARVRTAAASPTADASRSASGMPHPDSSGADSGGDLSPLPRRVPQTSLAAELREDSGPTVAADDAFEDFSAERAASSLAGFQRGTLQARDDATDTTGDQGEEAAPEGASVTSTPPADRS
- a CDS encoding substrate-binding domain-containing protein codes for the protein MNMTPSRHLSGSSVRGTALASAFAAVCLLAAGCSASGGSESGSDAAPAGQAGTPRLKIALITHSAPGDVFWELVQKGAQAAAAKDNIDLTYTNDPVATGQADLVRDAVADRVDGIAVTLAKPEAMKSAVGQAEAAGIPVVGLNSGIDAWQSEGLLEYFGQDDSVAGQAVGDRLDGYNAKHALCVIHEQGNVGLEARCAGVKKTFGGDTENLYVNGADIDTATEAITAKVRQDPTIDEVVTNGAGFALAAVKSVKEAGSKAKVATFDLNTDLVKAVQSGDVQFAVDQQPYLQGYLAVDSLWLYKTNGNLSGGGVAPVLTGPAFVTKENVAAVAEFAAKGTR